The Candidatus Schneideria nysicola genome contains a region encoding:
- the dnaX gene encoding DNA polymerase III subunit gamma/tau, with product MNLQQYVLARKWRPKTFKDIVGQHHIITALTNSLLFNRIHHAYLFSGTRGIGKTTIARVFTKGLNCKTSLTSPCGQCINCCDIEKGKFADLIEIDAASKTKVEDIHELLDSVQYAPIRGRFKVYLIDEVHMLSKYSFNALLKNLEEPPIHVKFILATTDIKKIPITVLSRCLQFHLKILDTQQIHTHLRYILREEQIQYEEEALYLLSKSAQGSMRDALSLTDQAIVMGNNTVNTKIVQLILGSLGIDNSLRLIELLIKADIKTLLSEIKKYANDGVDWDYLLVEILSVIHLIAIAQVSWSQLILYEKQKDRLKKLYKLSKCITSMELQYYYNIFLIGRKELPYAPNYHIGMEMILLRALLKREPNNEIIPPLPSSISSRSSESESNIKDLAIEEDKNIYSYDRFSSISDTTDEKKQIQKSMNSFPTSKINRNNPRDFIIKTNDFSLPNTINLIEEKKMESSYKQCTPLKKEDTLNIRSISKSISRILQVRKTLKNYREEEQNIKKNQVDINWNEEKKLEENLIHRISSINKNIATK from the coding sequence ATGAATTTACAACAATATGTTCTGGCTCGTAAATGGCGACCTAAAACTTTTAAAGATATAGTTGGTCAGCATCATATTATTACAGCTTTGACTAATAGTCTTTTATTTAATAGAATACATCATGCTTATCTATTTTCTGGAACTAGAGGAATAGGTAAAACTACGATTGCTCGTGTTTTTACTAAGGGTTTAAATTGTAAGACTTCTCTTACTTCTCCATGTGGTCAGTGTATTAATTGTTGTGATATAGAAAAAGGTAAATTTGCAGACTTAATTGAAATTGATGCTGCATCTAAAACGAAAGTAGAAGATATACATGAGTTACTTGATAGTGTACAATATGCTCCCATTCGTGGTCGTTTTAAAGTATATTTAATTGATGAAGTTCATATGTTATCTAAATATAGTTTTAATGCTTTATTAAAAAATCTTGAAGAACCTCCTATACATGTAAAATTTATTTTGGCTACAACAGATATCAAGAAAATACCAATTACGGTCTTATCTCGTTGTTTACAGTTTCATTTGAAAATATTAGATACCCAGCAAATTCACACCCATTTAAGGTACATTCTTAGAGAAGAACAAATTCAATATGAAGAAGAGGCCTTATATCTATTATCCAAATCAGCTCAGGGTAGTATGCGAGATGCGCTAAGTTTAACAGATCAAGCAATTGTTATGGGGAACAATACGGTTAATACAAAAATCGTACAGTTGATACTCGGTAGTTTAGGAATAGATAATTCTTTGAGACTAATTGAATTATTAATAAAAGCTGATATTAAGACTCTATTATCCGAGATTAAAAAATATGCAAATGATGGAGTAGATTGGGACTATTTATTAGTAGAAATATTATCGGTAATACATCTTATTGCTATTGCGCAAGTATCATGGAGTCAATTAATCCTCTATGAAAAACAAAAGGATCGATTAAAAAAATTATATAAATTATCAAAATGTATTACCTCAATGGAATTACAATATTATTATAATATTTTTCTGATAGGAAGAAAAGAATTACCTTATGCACCTAATTATCATATAGGAATGGAGATGATACTGTTACGTGCGTTATTAAAAAGAGAACCAAATAACGAAATAATTCCACCACTCCCATCCTCTATTTCTTCTCGCTCTTCTGAATCCGAATCCAATATAAAAGATCTTGCCATTGAAGAAGATAAAAATATCTATTCATATGATAGGTTTTCATCCATATCCGATACTACGGATGAGAAGAAACAGATACAGAAAAGTATGAATTCTTTTCCTACAAGTAAAATCAATCGTAATAATCCACGGGATTTCATTATAAAAACCAATGATTTCTCTCTACCCAATACTATCAATTTAATAGAAGAAAAAAAAATGGAATCATCTTATAAGCAGTGTACTCCCTTAAAAAAAGAGGATACTTTGAATATTAGATCGATATCAAAAAGTATTAGTCGTATTCTACAAGTTCGGAAAACATTAAAAAATTATAGAGAAGAAGAGCAAAACATCAAAAAAAATCAAGTAGATATCAATTGGAATGAGGAAAAAAAATTAGAAGAAAACTTGATTCATCGTATTTCTTCTATCAATAAGAATATTGCTACTAAGTAA
- a CDS encoding YbaB/EbfC family nucleoid-associated protein, whose protein sequence is MENLMKQAQKIQEKMQKIQEEIAQLEVIGESGAGLVKITVNGAHYCRKLEINPILFKDKDILEDLIAAAFNDATRRITESQKEKMDMLSKTMPLPLGLKMPF, encoded by the coding sequence ATGGAAAATTTGATGAAACAAGCACAAAAAATTCAAGAAAAAATGCAGAAAATACAAGAAGAGATTGCTCAATTAGAAGTGATTGGTGAATCAGGTGCGGGTCTAGTAAAAATAACGGTTAATGGTGCACACTATTGTAGAAAACTGGAAATTAATCCTATCTTATTTAAAGATAAAGATATACTAGAAGACTTAATTGCGGCGGCTTTTAATGATGCAACAAGGCGTATTACTGAAAGCCAAAAAGAAAAAATGGATATGTTATCAAAAACAATGCCGTTACCTCTCGGTTTAAAAATGCCATTTTAA
- the recR gene encoding recombination mediator RecR — protein sequence MNTSTLIEKLIEALRCLPGIGPKSARRMVLHLLQNNRQGGRNLSIALSKAMENVDYCSICRIFTENHLCGICSNEKRKKIGQICVVETPSDLYAIEQTGQFEGCYFVLMGCLSPLNGKGPNEIGLDFFKKRLENEEIKEIILATSPTIEGDTTAHYISEMCQYYPAIKVTRLAYGIPVGSELESVDSTTLSHSIIRRHIMKK from the coding sequence ATGAATACGAGTACTTTAATAGAAAAATTAATAGAAGCATTGCGATGTTTACCTGGTATTGGTCCGAAATCCGCTCGACGTATGGTTTTGCATCTTCTACAAAATAATCGTCAAGGAGGACGAAATTTATCTATTGCTTTATCTAAAGCTATGGAAAATGTTGATTATTGTTCTATATGTCGTATTTTTACTGAAAACCACCTGTGTGGTATTTGTTCTAATGAAAAAAGAAAAAAAATAGGACAGATTTGTGTAGTTGAAACACCCTCTGATCTTTATGCTATTGAGCAAACTGGACAATTTGAAGGATGTTATTTCGTCTTAATGGGATGCTTATCTCCTTTAAATGGAAAAGGTCCTAATGAGATAGGACTCGATTTTTTTAAAAAAAGATTAGAAAATGAAGAAATTAAAGAAATAATCTTAGCTACTAGTCCAACTATTGAGGGGGATACTACTGCGCATTATATATCAGAAATGTGTCAATATTATCCTGCTATAAAAGTGACACGTCTTGCTTATGGTATTCCGGTAGGTAGTGAATTAGAAAGTGTAGATAGCACTACATTATCACATTCTATCATAAGACGTCATATCATGAAAAAATAG
- the adk gene encoding adenylate kinase — protein sequence MRIILLGAPGSGKGTQANLIAQRYAIPHISTGDILRKQGNPDQVDINQTMMNTGELVVDELVIPLIKQRLNQEDCQNGFVLDGFPRTIPQAKSIKSLYIQIVLEFIIPPSLIIERINGRLIHPLSGRIYHKQFNPPKKEGVDDITGEPLCIRKDDQTDAIYKRLITYQQKTAPLIEYFHKKARNGCLKYFPVDGTKSVEEVSRILMNILHRVFFK from the coding sequence ATGCGCATTATTTTATTGGGTGCTCCGGGGTCAGGTAAAGGAACGCAAGCAAATTTGATTGCTCAAAGATATGCCATACCCCATATTTCTACTGGAGATATTCTTCGGAAACAAGGAAATCCAGATCAAGTTGATATTAATCAAACCATGATGAATACTGGAGAATTAGTGGTTGACGAATTAGTCATTCCATTGATTAAGCAACGTCTTAATCAAGAGGATTGTCAAAATGGATTTGTGTTAGATGGATTTCCTCGAACTATTCCTCAAGCTAAATCGATTAAATCACTTTATATTCAAATAGTATTAGAATTTATTATTCCACCTTCCCTTATTATAGAACGTATTAATGGGCGTCTTATTCATCCTTTATCAGGAAGAATTTATCATAAGCAATTTAATCCGCCTAAAAAGGAAGGAGTAGATGATATTACTGGTGAACCTTTATGTATTCGCAAAGATGATCAAACTGATGCTATATATAAACGTTTAATTACATATCAACAAAAAACAGCTCCACTCATCGAATATTTCCATAAAAAAGCTAGGAATGGATGTCTAAAATATTTTCCAGTAGATGGAACGAAATCCGTAGAGGAAGTTAGTCGTATATTAATGAATATACTTCATCGTGTTTTTTTTAAATGA
- the lptG gene encoding LPS export ABC transporter permease LptG — protein sequence MLKILEIYIGKMILNVTLIILTILISLSAIVKFIDQIRKVGQGEYSVGGAIFYVFLTIPRDVSIFFPMAMLLGVLIGLALLEYHKELMVIQLLGFSVLQIVYAVIKITMLMVLLIMIVNEYISPICDQKARIYRSYMIYNRSSSPTIFSIQKNGLWIKDSNNFIFIERILGKNLLSGVNIYYIGPTGKLKFIYASMASFFKEDWTLFQGKEIDFREENQVNIKHFQNSTWKTHLTPNKLHLLALGPDSLSFIDLYKYTRYLKKIGQYSNYYEFHMWKKILYPISIIVMILTTLNFLSRYQYLFRSISARIFIGFSFGMLFYLLEHIIGPLMLLKNISPLLGALTTSILFIIINLCIYYRNFLHHHF from the coding sequence ATGCTGAAAATATTAGAGATATATATTGGAAAAATGATATTAAATGTCACTCTCATCATATTAACCATACTGATATCATTATCGGCTATAGTAAAATTTATAGATCAGATACGTAAAGTAGGTCAAGGTGAATACTCAGTCGGTGGAGCTATTTTTTATGTTTTTCTGACTATTCCAAGAGATGTTTCTATATTTTTTCCTATGGCTATGTTATTAGGTGTATTAATAGGATTAGCTCTCTTAGAGTATCATAAGGAATTGATGGTAATACAGCTTTTGGGATTTAGCGTTCTTCAAATAGTTTATGCTGTTATAAAAATAACTATGCTTATGGTATTATTAATAATGATAGTAAATGAGTATATCTCACCTATCTGTGATCAAAAAGCACGTATTTACCGCTCTTATATGATATACAACCGTTCTTCTTCTCCTACTATTTTTTCAATTCAAAAAAACGGATTATGGATCAAGGATAGTAATAATTTTATTTTTATTGAAAGAATATTAGGTAAGAATCTATTATCTGGAGTTAATATTTACTATATTGGTCCAACGGGTAAATTAAAATTCATATACGCTAGTATGGCTTCCTTTTTTAAGGAAGACTGGACTCTTTTTCAAGGAAAAGAAATCGATTTTAGAGAGGAGAATCAAGTAAATATCAAGCATTTCCAAAATAGCACTTGGAAAACACATCTTACACCTAATAAACTACATTTATTAGCATTAGGACCGGATTCACTTTCTTTTATAGATTTATATAAGTATACACGATATTTAAAAAAAATTGGACAATATTCTAATTATTATGAATTTCATATGTGGAAAAAGATCTTATATCCTATTTCTATTATAGTCATGATATTAACAACATTAAATTTTTTATCCCGATATCAGTATCTTTTTAGATCGATTAGTGCACGTATTTTCATTGGATTTTCTTTTGGAATGTTATTCTATTTATTGGAACATATTATTGGGCCTTTAATGCTATTAAAAAATATTTCACCTTTACTAGGTGCATTGACCACAAGTATACTATTCATCATAATAAATTTATGTATTTACTATCGCAATTTTTTACATCACCATTTTTAG
- the lptF gene encoding LPS export ABC transporter permease LptF — MIIIRYLILESIKSQLAILFVLIIIFSCQKFIRILWEVVEGDIPLYLVGCLLGLSISEFLKFFLPLSLLLALLITLSRLYVDNEIIIIYSCGIGKKIIFLAVIILVLMNAMMTTINVMWFAPFSSHYYHNLLWKVKSHTNLSKLMEGHFQKIGNTRSVLFINKVQGKKMQNIFFAQFDSKLGYYPFIVLAKEGEIHNESQSQQKSIILKTGIQYAILPQNLTVTNFGEYQGLLNNPMTYSFNIRYEMIPSLGELWHSNQKKFREELHWRLTLILSVLIMALISIPLSTTVKCRNRFCIYPIAILLYLTFFLFQTLLRYNSMKIESDSVLLMMWMINVVYLFFAIVLNFRDSIISRKIYWWFYNKFRGRC, encoded by the coding sequence ATGATAATAATAAGATATCTTATTTTAGAGAGTATAAAGAGTCAATTAGCGATTTTATTTGTATTAATTATAATCTTTTCATGTCAAAAATTCATTCGTATTTTATGGGAAGTAGTAGAAGGAGATATTCCCCTATATTTAGTAGGGTGTTTATTAGGGTTAAGTATCTCAGAATTTTTAAAATTTTTCCTACCTCTAAGTTTATTATTAGCATTGTTAATAACTTTAAGTAGACTGTATGTAGATAATGAGATAATAATTATCTATTCTTGTGGAATAGGGAAAAAAATTATTTTTCTAGCAGTCATCATATTAGTTTTAATGAATGCTATGATGACAACTATAAATGTAATGTGGTTTGCACCTTTTTCCTCTCATTATTATCATAATTTATTATGGAAGGTTAAATCACATACAAATTTGTCAAAATTGATGGAAGGACATTTTCAGAAAATAGGTAATACACGTTCAGTATTATTTATAAATAAGGTGCAAGGAAAAAAAATGCAGAATATTTTTTTTGCACAATTCGATTCTAAATTAGGATATTATCCTTTTATAGTTTTAGCAAAAGAGGGTGAGATTCATAATGAATCCCAATCACAACAAAAAAGCATTATATTAAAAACAGGTATACAATATGCTATACTTCCCCAAAATTTAACGGTGACCAATTTTGGTGAATATCAAGGTTTACTCAATAATCCAATGACCTATTCTTTTAACATTCGATATGAAATGATACCTTCTCTAGGAGAGTTATGGCATTCCAATCAAAAAAAATTTAGAGAAGAACTACATTGGCGATTAACGCTGATTCTGTCCGTATTGATTATGGCCTTAATTTCTATTCCTTTATCAACTACAGTAAAATGCAGAAACCGATTCTGCATATATCCAATAGCGATATTATTATACTTAACATTTTTTTTATTTCAAACGCTTTTACGCTATAATAGTATGAAGATAGAATCTGATTCCGTTCTATTAATGATGTGGATGATAAACGTAGTATATTTATTCTTTGCAATCGTTCTTAATTTTCGTGATAGCATTATATCAAGAAAAATATATTGGTGGTTTTATAATAAATTCCGTGGAAGATGCTGA
- a CDS encoding leucyl aminopeptidase, translating into MKFDIIEEDINNKEEYHCIVLGVFESYILSSFAEKIDRISKGYLNILYHTNKFEGKIGQSLLLSHIPHLQQYKHILLIGCGNEQELDEYYFQQIIEKTALILREIRDEKILFSLTQLHLIGKDIYWKISQSIHIIETSIYSFNFFKKDRVVYNNFLKKISFIVDKESNISSCQRAVKHGVALTSGIKVAKDIANMPPNICTPLYLSEKLIQLSQKYDNTTASLINHRMMKEMGMNAYWAVGQGAENPPIMSIIQYDGNTYTKTNPIVLIGKGVTFDSGGLSIKPSYRLDEMKFDMCGAAAVYGTIYAAIQLALPLKIIGVLACCENLIHSRSFRPGDILTTLSGKTVEVLNTDAEGRLILCDVLTYVERFNPDVVIDVATLTGACEIALGNYFTGLISNQILLSKELVTASKQANDPVWCLPLEKNACKKQLESNFADISNDGGRAGGTITAGYFLSLFANKYHWAHLDIAGTAWKKGSDKGATGRPIAMLLQFLMNRSHGPQ; encoded by the coding sequence ATGAAATTTGATATAATAGAAGAAGATATCAATAATAAAGAGGAATATCATTGTATTGTACTAGGTGTATTTGAATCATATATTCTTTCATCCTTTGCTGAAAAAATTGATCGAATAAGTAAAGGGTATCTCAACATTTTATACCATACTAATAAATTTGAAGGAAAAATAGGACAAAGTCTCCTCTTATCCCATATTCCTCATCTTCAACAATATAAACACATTCTATTAATTGGTTGTGGTAACGAACAGGAACTAGATGAATATTATTTTCAACAAATTATTGAAAAAACTGCTCTAATTTTAAGAGAGATACGAGATGAAAAAATATTATTTTCTCTTACTCAACTTCATCTTATAGGAAAGGATATCTATTGGAAAATATCTCAATCTATTCATATCATAGAAACATCGATATATTCATTTAATTTTTTTAAAAAGGATCGCGTAGTATATAATAACTTTCTAAAAAAAATTAGTTTTATAGTAGATAAAGAATCGAATATCTCTTCTTGTCAACGTGCCGTCAAACATGGTGTCGCTCTTACAAGTGGAATCAAAGTTGCTAAAGATATAGCAAATATGCCACCTAATATTTGTACCCCCCTTTATTTATCCGAAAAATTGATACAACTATCCCAAAAATATGACAATACTACTGCTTCTTTAATTAATCATCGTATGATGAAAGAAATGGGGATGAATGCGTATTGGGCCGTTGGTCAAGGTGCAGAGAATCCCCCTATTATGTCTATTATCCAGTATGATGGAAATACCTATACGAAAACAAATCCTATTGTTCTTATAGGAAAGGGAGTAACGTTTGATTCAGGTGGTCTTTCTATTAAACCATCTTATCGATTAGATGAAATGAAATTTGATATGTGTGGTGCTGCGGCAGTATATGGAACAATATATGCCGCTATTCAGCTAGCTTTACCATTAAAAATTATTGGGGTCTTAGCTTGTTGTGAAAATTTAATACATAGTCGATCTTTTCGACCTGGTGATATATTAACGACTTTATCAGGAAAAACTGTAGAAGTATTAAATACGGATGCAGAAGGACGTCTTATATTATGTGATGTACTTACATATGTAGAACGTTTTAATCCCGATGTGGTCATCGATGTTGCTACTCTAACTGGTGCTTGTGAAATAGCATTAGGAAATTATTTTACAGGACTTATATCTAATCAAATTCTTTTATCTAAAGAATTGGTTACCGCTTCCAAACAAGCTAATGATCCAGTATGGTGTTTACCATTAGAAAAAAATGCTTGCAAAAAACAGTTAGAATCGAATTTTGCGGATATATCGAATGATGGGGGTAGAGCAGGGGGTACAATTACCGCAGGTTATTTTCTATCTCTCTTTGCCAATAAATATCATTGGGCACATTTAGATATTGCCGGTACTGCTTGGAAAAAAGGAAGTGACAAAGGTGCGACTGGAAGACCAATAGCAATGTTACTACAATTTTTAATGAATCGATCTCACGGACCACAATGA